The Pimelobacter simplex genomic sequence GGGTCGGCGACCTGGCCCGGGGGCGCTACAACCTCCTGGCGTGGCCCGACGTCCCCGATGAGGCCGTGTCGGGCGCGATCGACACGCGGAGCTTCGTCCTCCGCTGACCTGGCCACGGCACACGAAAGGATCGGGACCATGACCTCCGCCCTCCCCCGCACCCTCGCCACCCTCGGCGGCGCCGTGCTCGCGCTCGGCCTGCTCGCCGGCTGCGGCGACGACGAGCCCACGGCCGAGTCGCCGGCCACGCCGTCGTCCAGCGCGCCGACGTCGCCCGCGGCCACCGACGGGACCGATGCGCCGAGCGAGGTGCCGACGAGCGGCGACCCCAGCGCGATCCCGGTCTACTACGTCGCCAAGACGCCCCAGGGCGACCGGCTCTACCGCGAGTTCACCCAGATCTCCGGCGCGGACCGCCTGGTCGCCGCCGCCTCCGCGGTGACCAGCGGCAAGCCGGTCGACCCCGACTACCGCACCACCTGGCCCGGCGGCCGGTTCACCTCGGTGGCCAAGACCGCCGACGCGATCGTGGTCGAGGTCCCCGACGCCTCCTGGCTCCAGGCGGGCTCGCTCAGCCCGGCGCAGGCCCGGCTCGCGGTCCAGCAGCTCGTCTACACCCTCCAGGGCACCGCCGGCGCCCGCCTGCCGATCCAGGTCCAGCAGGACGGCAAGCCCGCTCCCACGCTGCTCGGCGTCGACGCCGCCCAGGGCCTCACCGCCGCCCCCGAGCTCGACGTGCTCGCCCTGGTCAACATCACCGAGCCCGCCGAGGGCACCGCCGTCGACGGCAAGTTCACCGCCGAGGGCCGGGCCAGCTCGTTCGAGGCGACCGTGCCGTGGGAGATCCAGGACGCCGCCGGCAAGGTCGTCCAGCAGGGCTTCACCACCGCCGAGGGCTGGGCCGACAAGCTCTACCCGTGGTCGACCGAGGTCGACGTCAGCAAGCTCGCCCCGGGCCGCTACACGTTCATCGCCCGCACCGACGACCCGTCGGGCGGCGAGGGCGGCGGCCCGACCGAGGACTCCAAGCGGATCACGGTGAAGTGAGGTTCACCCGCGCCCGGCTCAACCGGACGCTCCTCCTGCGCCAGCACCTGCTGGAGCGCACCACGCTGACGCCCGCGGAGATGATCGGGCACCTGGTCGGGCTCCAGGCCCAGGAGACGCTGCCGCCGTACCTGTCGCTGGCGGCGCGGATCGCCGACGTCGACCCGCACGCGGTGAGCGCGGCCATCGAGGACCGCTCCCTCGTCCGGGTGCTCAGCCTGCGCGACACCGTCCACCTGCACCTGCCGGACGACGCGGTGACCCTGCCGGTCTGGGCCGCACCGGTCCGCGAGCGCGAGATCAAGGCCAGCCAGACGATCGGGTCCGCGCGCGAGGTCGACCGCGCCGCGTTCTCGGCGGCGGTCCACGAGGTCCTCGCCGACGGGCCGCTCCCCCAGCGCCTCCTCGGCGCCGCCCTCGCGGAGCGCTTCCCGGACTACACCGCCACCCAGCTGGGCCAGGTCGCCCGGGTCGCGGAGGTCCTCGCCCAGCTCCCGCCGCGCGGCTGCTGGAAGCCGACCGGCTCGACCGCGGTCGCCTACGACCTCGCCGACCGCTGGACCGGCCTGCCCCTGGCCGAGCCGGACGTGCCGGCGATCGTGCGCCGGTTCCTGCGCGCCTACGGCCCCGGCACCGCGGCCGACGTCACGGCCTGGTCCGGGATCACCCGGCTGGGGCCGGTCGTCAAGGCGATGGACGACCTCGAGGTGCACGAGGACGAGGACGGCAAGGTGCTCTACGACGTCGCCGGCGCGCCGGTCGCCGACGAGGACGCCCCGGCGCCGGTCCGCCTGTTCGGCACCTACGACAACCTGTGGCTCTCCCACGCCTCCCGCGACCGGGTGATGGAGCCCGAGCACCGGCGGCTGTGGATGGGCGTCAACGGCGCGCAGGCCATGTCGGTCCACGTCGACGGCTGGTTCACCGGGCTGTGGCGGGCCGAGGAGGGCCGGGTCGTCCTGGTCGAGATGGTCCGCGAGCTGACCCGCGCCGAGCGGGCCGGGCTGGACGAGGAGATCGCCCGGGTCGAGGCGCTGCTCGCCCGCTGAGGCGAGCGCCGGACGGCTCAGCCGCCCCAGCGGGGCGTGCGGACCAGGAGGGCGGCGACGGCGGCGACGCCGGCGGTCGACGTACGGAGGACCTCGGTGCCCATCCGCACCGACACCGCGCCGGCCTCGACGAACCGGGCCACCTCGTCCTCGCTCAGCCCGCCCTCGGGGCCGACCACGACGAGCAGCTCGCCGTCGTCGGGCAGGGCGAGCGCGCCGAGCGGCTCGGTGGCGTCCTCGTGGAGCACGATCGCCACGTCGGCGTCGACCACCAGGGCGGCGACCTCGTCGGTGCTCGCCAGCGGGACCACCTCGGGGTGCCAGGCGCGCCGGGACTGCTTGGCCGCCTCGCGGGCCGTGGCCTGCCACTTGGCCAGCGACTTCGCGGCGCGCTCGCCCTTCCAGACCGCGACGCTGCGCGCCGCCGCCCAGGGGACGATCCGGGCCACGCCGATCTCGGTGAGCACCTCGACCGCCAGCTCGCCGCGCTCGCCCTTGGGCAGCGCCTGGACCACGGTGACCCGCGGCCGCGGCTCGGCGTGGTCGGTGACCTCGGTGACGACGGCGGTGAAGGTGCGCTTGGTCGTCGCGCTCACCTCGGCGGTCGCCACCCGGCCCCAGCCGTCGGCGAGCTGGAGCGCCTCGCCCACCCGCAGCCGCCGTACGACGACCGCGTGGTGGGCCTCGTCGCCCTCGACGAGGACCTCGTCACCGGCGCGGACCGCCTCGAGCGAGGGCACCAGGTGCTGCGGGAGGGTCATGCTCAGTGTGCGGTGAACGCGTCGCGGAGCCGGCCGAAGACGGACTTGTGCGGCGGCCGGACGTCGCCGGTCGGCTGCTCCTCGCCGCGGATGGCGGCCAGCTCGCGCAGCAGCTCCTCCTGGCGCGGGTCGAGGCGCGAGGGGGTCTCGACGGCGATGGTGACGCCGAGGTCACCGCGCCCGCCGCGCAGGCCGGGGACGCCGCGGCCGCGCAGCACGACCTGGTGACCCGACTGGGTGCCGGCCGGGACGCCGAGCTCGAAGGAGGTCTCGACCCCGGAGTCCGCGCCGCTCTCGAGGTCGGCCTCGAGCGTGGGCAGGGTGAGCGTCGTCCCGAGGGCGGCGGCGGTCATCGGCACCGAGACCGTGCAGTGCAGGTCGTTGCCGTGGCGCTCGAACACCTCGTGGGCGGCGACGTGGATCTCGACGTAGAGGTCACCCGCGGGGCCGCCGCCGGGGCCGACCTCGCCCTGCTCGCTGAGCTGGACCCGGGTGCCGTTGTCGACGCCGGCCGGGATCTTGACGGTGAGGGTACGACGCGAGCGGACCCGCCCGTCGCCCGCGCACTCGCGGCACGGGTCGGGGATGATCGTGCCGAAGCCGCGGCAGGCCGCGCAGGGCCGCAGCGTGCGGATCTCGCCGAGGAACGAGCGCTGCACGTGGGCGACCTCGCCCATGCCGTGGCAGGTCTCGCAGGGCACCGGGTGGGTGCCGGCCGCGGTGCCCTCGCCGCTGCAGGTCGAGCAGCGCACGGCGGTGTCGACCTTGAGCTCGCGGGAGACACCGAACGCGGCCTCGGCCAGCTCGACCTCGAGCCGGATCAGGGCGTCCTGGCCCCGGCGTACCCGCGGACGGGGGCCCCGGCCGGCCGCCTGGGCGCCGCCGGCCCCACCGAAGAAGGCGTCCATGATGTCGGTGAACGAGAAGCCCGCGCCCTGGCCGCCGAAGCCGCCGCCGCCGAACATGTCGCCGCCGCGGTCGTACGCCGCCCGCTTCTGCGGGTCGGAGAGCACCTCGTAGGCAGCGGTGACCTGCTTGAAGCGCTCCTGGCTCTCCGGGTCGGGGTTGACGTCCGGGTGCAGCTGCCGGGCCAGCTTGCGGTAGGCCTTCTTGATGGTGTCGGCGTCCGCCTCGCGGTCGACGCCCAGCAGCTCGTAGGGGTCCTGGCTCACGTGTGTTGCTCTCTCAGCTCTCGTCGAGGATGCGCGAGACGTAGCGCGCCACCGCGCGCACCGCCGCCATCGTTCCTGGGTAGTCCATGCGGGTGGGGCCGACGATGCCGAGCGCCGCCAGCGCGTCGTCGGGGCCGTAGCCGGTCGCGACGACGCTGGTCGAGGCCAGCTCCTCGAAGGGGCCCTCGGCGCCGATGCGCACCGTGACCGCGCCGCCGCTCGTCGCCTCGCCGAGCAGCTTGAGCAGCACGACGTGCTCCTCGATCGCCTCGAGCAGCGGGCGCACCGAGGTCTCGAAGCTGTCGCCGAAGCGGGCGAGGTTGGCGGTGCCGCCCACGATCACGCGCTCGTCGGAGCGGTGGTCGCTCATCGCCTCGACCAGCGCCTCGACCACCACGGTCGCCGCGGCCGACGGGGCCGGCGCGCGGCCGTCGTCGGTGGGCTTGACGAGGGCGTCGAGCGCGGTCGCGGCCTCGGCGATCACCTCGCCGGTGGCGGCGAGGTTGACCCGCGAGCGGAGCGCGGCCAGCTCGTCGTCGGCCAGCGCCGCCTCGAGCTCGACCACGCGCTGCTCGACCCGGCCCGAACTGAGGATGAGCACCAGCAGCAGGCGGGTCGGGGTGAGCGCGACGATCTCGACGTGGCGCACCGTCGAGCGCGACAGCGTCGGGTACTGCACGACCGCGACCTGGCGGGTCAGCTGGGCCAGCAGCCGCACGGAGCGGTGCACGACGTCGTCGAGGTCGACGGCGCCGTCGAGGAAGCTCGCGATCGCGCGGCGCTCGGCCGAGGTGGTCGGCTTGACCGTGGAGAGCCGGTCGACGAAGAGCCGGTATCCCTTGTCGGTCGGCACCCGGCCCGCGCTCGTGTGCGGCTGGTGGAGGTAGCCCTCCTCCTCCAGCGCGGCCATGTCGTTGCGGATCGTCGCCGGCGAGACGTTGAGGTGGTGCCGCTCGACGAGCGTCTTGGAACCCACGGGCTCCTCGGTCGCCACGTAGTCCTCGACGATCGCACGCAGCACGGCGAGCCTGCGCTCCTCCTGCATGCCACCTCCTGGATCCGTCGCCCGGAGCACCACTTGGCACTCCACCGCAGTGAGTGCCAATGCTACCGCCGCGGTCCACGAAAGGACGGACCCTGGCCACCGGAGGTTGTGTAGGTTAGGCTCACCTAAGCAAGCACGAACGACGGCGAAGGAGCGGCACGTGACCCTCGACCCCGGGACCCACACCGAGACCACCCGGCTCGACGCCCAGCGGCTCGCGGCCGCGGCGCGCAGCATCCTCGCCTGCCCGCGCGACGTGCAGCTCGTCGTCGACGGGATCGACGACGTCACCGACGGTCTCGACCAGGACCGCCTGGAGATGCAGGACCACAGCGGCCGCCCGGTCTTCAGCTGCCCGGCCGGCTCCGCGCTCGCCCTGGCCGCCACCGACCGCCGCGGCGCCCTGCTCACCCTCGGCAGCGGCCTGGGCGCCGAGGGCTCCGCCGACCGCGACGCCACCCTGACCCTCTCCGGGCGCCTGGACGCGGTCGGGCTCGAGCAGTGCGAGTGCTGCGACGAGGTCCGGATGCGGATCGCGCTGCACCTCGACTTCGTCCTCCTCACCCGCACCGGCCTCCCGGCCGTGGCGCCCGGCGCACCGGAAGCCGTCCGGATCCGGGTGCCGCTCGGGGCCTTCACCTCCCCCGACCACGACCTCAACCGCGGCTTCCTCCAGCGCTCGACCGAGCACGCCAACCTGTGCCACCAGGACGAGCTGCGCCGCGCCATCGCCACCCTCACCCAGACCCGCCTCGGCGAGGTCCTCGGCGTCCACCTGGCCGGCCTGCGCCCCGACGGCGTCACCCTCCAGTGGGTCGACCCCACCGGCGCCCACACCACCGACCTCCACTTCCCCCGCCCCGCCGCCTCCACCCAGGAGCTCGGCGAGATGCTCCGCTCCGAGCTCCACGCCGGACTCTGCTGAGCCGACGGGCTCGCTACCGTAGGCCCGTGCCTGCATTCACCGAGGTAGCCGACCGGGTCTGGGTCCGCCGCGTCCCCTCGTACGACGTCAACCTGGTCGTCGTCGGAGGTGAGCGCGGCCTCGTCGTGGTCGACACCCTCGCCAGCGCCGCGGAGGCGCGGGCCGCGATCGCCGCGATCGGCGACCTCGGCGCGGGTCAGGTCGTCGCGGTGGTCAACACCCACGACCACTTCGACCACGTGCTCGGCAACGGCACCTTCCGCGACCGGTACGACGGCATCCCGGTCCACGCGACCGAGGAGGCCGCCGCCCGAACCGACCCCGCGGCCCCGCCCGCCGACACCACCTTCGCCAGCGCCGCCGTGATCGACCTCGGCGACCGCCAGCTCGAGCTCGCCCACCTGGGCCGCGGGCACACCGCGGGCGACCTCGTCGTCCGGGTGCCGGACGCCGACGTGCTGCTCGCCGGCGACCTGGTCGAGGAGTCGGCGCCGCCGGCCATGGGCGGTGACTGCTACCCGCTGGACTGGCCGGCCACGCTCGACCTCGTGCTGGGGCTGACCACGCCGGGCACGGTCGTCGTACCGGGGCACGGGAAGGTGGTCGACCGCCGCTTCGTCGAGGACCAGTGCGACGACCTGCGTGCGGTCGCCGAGACGATCCGCGACCTCGCCACGCGCGGGGTGCCGGAAGCCGAGGCCGCCGCGGCGGCGGAGTGGCCCTACCCGGCCGAGGCGCTGCACCACGCGATCCCGCGCGGCTACGCGCAGCTGCCCCCGGTCCGCCGGCAGCTCCCGCTGGCCTGAGCGCGTCCCGGTCCCGGGGAACAGCACCCCGGAGGCCGCCCAGACCGCCTAGGGTGCGTCCATGGCAGCGGTCGTGATCGGTCACGTGGGCGGCGAGATCGCCGTGCCGGGCGAGGTGTGCGTCAAGACCGGCATCCGCACCCGCGAGTTCGTCGTCCTCCGCGGCAGCACGACGCCGCCCTGGGTCAACGTGCTGATCCTCTTCACCGTCATCGGCTGGCTGTGGGCCAGCAGCATGGCCGCCCGGCGCTACCGGGTCGAGGTGCCGTTCCTGCACCGCCACTGGGACCGCTGGCGGCGGATCCGCCGGACCGCCGTGCTGGTCGCGCTGATCGGTGTGATCCTGGCCTGCTGGGCGTCCGTGGCCGGCATCCCGCACTCGGCCGCCTTCCTCAGCCTCACCGTCGGGGGCATCGCCCTCGGCATCGGCAACAGCCTGCTCAACACCGTCGGCCTCACCCAGCGGGGCGACCTCCTGCTGCTGACCCGCGTCCACCCCGACGCGGTCGTCGCGATCCGGGCGGGACTGAGCGCCGCGCGCCGCGTGTCCCAGCCCGGCACGGAGGCCCGCTCGACCTAGGGTGGTTCGTCGTGGATCGCTATGGGACCGACGTGCTGTCAGGCGACTGGAAGGTCCCCAAGCGGGGCCGGGCCGTGGAGACACCCGCCGACCTCGGCCTCGTGGTCGAGGAGGTCACCACCGACTGGTGCGGCGAGATCGTCGCCGTCGACCGCGACCTCGACACGGTGACCCTCGAGGACCGCCGGATGAAGCGGCGTACGTTCCCGCTGGGCACCGGCTTCCTGCTGGAGGGCAAGCCGGTCATCCTGGTCCCGCCCGTCACCAACGCCGGCCCGGTCAAGCCGACCCGCACCGCCAGCGGCTCGATCGCCGTCCACGACGCCAAGGCCCGGGTGGCCCGGGCGAGCCGGATCTTCGTCGAGGGCCGGCACGACGCCGAGCTGGTCGAGAAGGTCTGGGGCGACGACCTGCGCATCGAGGGCGTGGTCGTGGAGTACCTCGGCGGTGTCGACGACCTCGCCGACCACCTGCGCGACTTCAGGCCCGCGCCCAACCGGCGCGTCGGCGTCCTCGTCGACCACCTGGTCCCCGGCTCGAAGGAGAGCCGGATCGCGCAGAACATCATGAAGTCGCCCGTCGGCAAGGACGTGCTGATCGTCGGCCACCCGTTCATCGACATCTGGGAGGCGGTCAAGCCGTCGCGGCTCGGGTTCGAGACGTGGCCGAAGGTGCCCAAGGGCATCGACTGGAAGAAGGGCACCTGCCAGCAGCTCGGCTGGCCGCACCGCGACCAGGCCGACATCGCGCGGGCGTGGAAGCACATCCTCGGCGGCGTCCGTGGGTTCCAGGACCTCGACCCGGCCCTGCTCGGACGGGTCGAGGAGCTGATCGACTTCGTGACCCAGGCCTGACCATCCGATTGTCAGACCACCTTGCGGTTTGGGACCAAACCTGGCCGAAACGGGCCGCGGGGCTGCGGTTTCTGCCCAATTGCCAGCCCTAGAGGCCGGTCCGGAACCGCCCCAGCACCTCGTCGACCCGCGCCTGGTCCCGCGCCTCGATCGGGATCAGCAGCTCGGTCACCACGTCGGTCAGCTCGGCGATACGCCGGTTGAGCTGACGGTTCTCCTGCACCTCGGCCTCCAGCACGCGCACCCGCTCGCGC encodes the following:
- a CDS encoding DUF6752 domain-containing protein; this translates as MTTTELAHRVRAKIRERGTLRERVRVLEAEVQENRQLNRRIAELTDVVTELLIPIEARDQARVDEVLGRFRTGL
- the hrcA gene encoding heat-inducible transcriptional repressor HrcA — translated: MQEERRLAVLRAIVEDYVATEEPVGSKTLVERHHLNVSPATIRNDMAALEEEGYLHQPHTSAGRVPTDKGYRLFVDRLSTVKPTTSAERRAIASFLDGAVDLDDVVHRSVRLLAQLTRQVAVVQYPTLSRSTVRHVEIVALTPTRLLLVLILSSGRVEQRVVELEAALADDELAALRSRVNLAATGEVIAEAATALDALVKPTDDGRAPAPSAAATVVVEALVEAMSDHRSDERVIVGGTANLARFGDSFETSVRPLLEAIEEHVVLLKLLGEATSGGAVTVRIGAEGPFEELASTSVVATGYGPDDALAALGIVGPTRMDYPGTMAAVRAVARYVSRILDES
- a CDS encoding 16S rRNA (uracil(1498)-N(3))-methyltransferase, producing the protein MTLPQHLVPSLEAVRAGDEVLVEGDEAHHAVVVRRLRVGEALQLADGWGRVATAEVSATTKRTFTAVVTEVTDHAEPRPRVTVVQALPKGERGELAVEVLTEIGVARIVPWAAARSVAVWKGERAAKSLAKWQATAREAAKQSRRAWHPEVVPLASTDEVAALVVDADVAIVLHEDATEPLGALALPDDGELLVVVGPEGGLSEDEVARFVEAGAVSVRMGTEVLRTSTAGVAAVAALLVRTPRWGG
- the dnaJ gene encoding molecular chaperone DnaJ: MSQDPYELLGVDREADADTIKKAYRKLARQLHPDVNPDPESQERFKQVTAAYEVLSDPQKRAAYDRGGDMFGGGGFGGQGAGFSFTDIMDAFFGGAGGAQAAGRGPRPRVRRGQDALIRLEVELAEAAFGVSRELKVDTAVRCSTCSGEGTAAGTHPVPCETCHGMGEVAHVQRSFLGEIRTLRPCAACRGFGTIIPDPCRECAGDGRVRSRRTLTVKIPAGVDNGTRVQLSEQGEVGPGGGPAGDLYVEIHVAAHEVFERHGNDLHCTVSVPMTAAALGTTLTLPTLEADLESGADSGVETSFELGVPAGTQSGHQVVLRGRGVPGLRGGRGDLGVTIAVETPSRLDPRQEELLRELAAIRGEEQPTGDVRPPHKSVFGRLRDAFTAH
- a CDS encoding DUF3097 domain-containing protein is translated as MDRYGTDVLSGDWKVPKRGRAVETPADLGLVVEEVTTDWCGEIVAVDRDLDTVTLEDRRMKRRTFPLGTGFLLEGKPVILVPPVTNAGPVKPTRTASGSIAVHDAKARVARASRIFVEGRHDAELVEKVWGDDLRIEGVVVEYLGGVDDLADHLRDFRPAPNRRVGVLVDHLVPGSKESRIAQNIMKSPVGKDVLIVGHPFIDIWEAVKPSRLGFETWPKVPKGIDWKKGTCQQLGWPHRDQADIARAWKHILGGVRGFQDLDPALLGRVEELIDFVTQA
- a CDS encoding Gmad2 immunoglobulin-like domain-containing protein; the protein is MTSALPRTLATLGGAVLALGLLAGCGDDEPTAESPATPSSSAPTSPAATDGTDAPSEVPTSGDPSAIPVYYVAKTPQGDRLYREFTQISGADRLVAAASAVTSGKPVDPDYRTTWPGGRFTSVAKTADAIVVEVPDASWLQAGSLSPAQARLAVQQLVYTLQGTAGARLPIQVQQDGKPAPTLLGVDAAQGLTAAPELDVLALVNITEPAEGTAVDGKFTAEGRASSFEATVPWEIQDAAGKVVQQGFTTAEGWADKLYPWSTEVDVSKLAPGRYTFIARTDDPSGGEGGGPTEDSKRITVK
- a CDS encoding MBL fold metallo-hydrolase — its product is MPAFTEVADRVWVRRVPSYDVNLVVVGGERGLVVVDTLASAAEARAAIAAIGDLGAGQVVAVVNTHDHFDHVLGNGTFRDRYDGIPVHATEEAAARTDPAAPPADTTFASAAVIDLGDRQLELAHLGRGHTAGDLVVRVPDADVLLAGDLVEESAPPAMGGDCYPLDWPATLDLVLGLTTPGTVVVPGHGKVVDRRFVEDQCDDLRAVAETIRDLATRGVPEAEAAAAAEWPYPAEALHHAIPRGYAQLPPVRRQLPLA
- a CDS encoding winged helix DNA-binding domain-containing protein — encoded protein: MRFTRARLNRTLLLRQHLLERTTLTPAEMIGHLVGLQAQETLPPYLSLAARIADVDPHAVSAAIEDRSLVRVLSLRDTVHLHLPDDAVTLPVWAAPVREREIKASQTIGSAREVDRAAFSAAVHEVLADGPLPQRLLGAALAERFPDYTATQLGQVARVAEVLAQLPPRGCWKPTGSTAVAYDLADRWTGLPLAEPDVPAIVRRFLRAYGPGTAADVTAWSGITRLGPVVKAMDDLEVHEDEDGKVLYDVAGAPVADEDAPAPVRLFGTYDNLWLSHASRDRVMEPEHRRLWMGVNGAQAMSVHVDGWFTGLWRAEEGRVVLVEMVRELTRAERAGLDEEIARVEALLAR